A single Elusimicrobiota bacterium DNA region contains:
- a CDS encoding sensor histidine kinase: MSIRAKLSLLLVACIALPLGLAAGLTVVNARWALRQARLAGLEAVAELKVTRIRDFFQERHADIAELARSTALTDLLKFAASRGVQTSDRDYLAQRARLGRRLSAFRLHQDYSDIMSATADGMVVFCGDSKYEACAVGRTLPLGRKDLEASRKGVWLGDIDWKPSGHGASPHMLLAAPVRDEGGRLLGVVAASLSMGRVFALIQDNTGLGQTGETVVGRGTADGIVLLAPTRYDPGALFKTFTRRDARGSRLFPIQRAVSHEPGSGPAMDYRGEKVLAAWRYIPELDWGVVSKIDADEAYAPVRRLMTLTLLLTALLLGLGALAAFFVSGSVVRPLRELQRGAQAIGQGEHDCAIEPASGDELGQLAQAFNRMARDVKESQSKLREAAKLRTDLISLINHEYANGLTNMRLAMGLLRATESGVPDETRRNAYQVMLLTLEKLKGYTANFLNLHRLESGQFEAAFQPIAVRSVLLDDLVTLRPLAEAKRQSLTLQAGLPEDMPVAVRADPDCLSLIINNLVTNAVKYTPEGGRIVIRVSLEKGPLPRVSFSIEDNGIGISAEDRQRILPGFYRTKEGQRAAKGFGVGLLLVRKLLEQHGSRLEIASEPGQGSRFSFSLPVWTQEPVSPAS, encoded by the coding sequence ATGTCCATAAGAGCCAAACTCTCGCTGCTGCTCGTCGCATGCATCGCCCTTCCCCTCGGCCTCGCGGCGGGCCTCACCGTGGTCAACGCGCGCTGGGCCCTGCGCCAAGCGCGTCTCGCCGGCTTGGAGGCGGTGGCGGAGCTCAAGGTCACGCGCATCAGGGACTTCTTCCAGGAGCGCCACGCCGACATCGCGGAATTGGCTCGGAGCACGGCGCTGACAGACCTCCTGAAATTCGCGGCGAGCCGCGGCGTCCAGACTTCCGATCGGGACTATCTCGCCCAGCGCGCCCGGCTGGGCAGGCGCCTGAGCGCGTTCCGGCTCCACCAGGATTATTCCGACATCATGTCTGCCACTGCGGACGGCATGGTGGTTTTCTGCGGGGATTCCAAGTACGAGGCCTGCGCCGTGGGCAGGACGCTCCCGTTGGGGCGGAAGGACCTGGAGGCGAGCCGCAAGGGAGTCTGGCTCGGCGACATAGATTGGAAGCCTTCGGGCCATGGGGCGAGCCCCCACATGCTGCTGGCCGCCCCCGTCCGCGACGAGGGGGGGCGGTTGCTGGGGGTGGTCGCGGCGAGCCTCAGCATGGGCCGGGTCTTCGCTCTCATCCAGGACAATACCGGCCTGGGCCAGACCGGTGAGACCGTGGTCGGCCGCGGCACCGCCGATGGGATCGTGCTGCTGGCTCCCACCCGGTACGACCCCGGGGCGCTTTTCAAGACCTTCACCAGGCGCGACGCCCGCGGCTCGCGGCTCTTCCCGATCCAGCGCGCGGTCAGCCATGAGCCCGGCTCCGGGCCGGCCATGGATTACCGCGGCGAAAAGGTCCTGGCCGCCTGGCGCTACATCCCGGAGCTGGACTGGGGCGTGGTGTCCAAGATCGACGCCGACGAGGCTTATGCCCCGGTCCGGCGCCTCATGACGCTGACGCTGCTCCTGACCGCGCTTCTTCTTGGCCTGGGCGCGCTGGCCGCCTTCTTCGTGTCCGGCTCCGTGGTCCGCCCCCTGCGCGAGTTGCAGAGGGGCGCGCAAGCCATCGGTCAAGGCGAACACGACTGCGCCATCGAGCCCGCGTCCGGGGACGAGTTGGGACAGCTCGCGCAGGCCTTCAACCGGATGGCCCGGGACGTCAAGGAGAGCCAGTCCAAGCTGCGCGAGGCGGCCAAGCTGCGCACGGACCTCATCTCGCTGATCAACCACGAGTACGCCAACGGCCTCACCAACATGAGGCTGGCCATGGGCCTCCTGCGCGCCACCGAGTCCGGCGTCCCGGATGAGACCAGGCGCAACGCCTACCAGGTCATGCTTCTGACGCTGGAGAAGCTCAAGGGCTACACCGCCAACTTCCTCAACCTGCACCGCTTGGAGTCCGGGCAGTTCGAGGCGGCCTTCCAGCCCATCGCCGTCCGCTCCGTACTGCTCGACGACCTGGTCACTCTGCGCCCTTTGGCCGAGGCCAAGCGGCAGAGCCTGACCTTGCAGGCCGGCCTGCCGGAGGACATGCCGGTCGCGGTCCGGGCCGACCCGGACTGCCTCTCGCTGATCATCAACAACCTGGTCACCAACGCGGTCAAGTACACCCCCGAGGGCGGCCGCATCGTCATCCGCGTCTCCTTGGAAAAGGGGCCCTTGCCCCGGGTGAGCTTCTCCATCGAGGACAACGGGATCGGCATCTCCGCAGAGGACCGCCAGCGCATCCTCCCCGGCTTCTACCGCACCAAGGAGGGCCAGCGGGCGGCCAAGGGCTTCGGGGTGGGCCTGCTGCTCGTGCGCAAGCTCCTCGAACAGCACGGCAGCCGGTTGGAGATAGCCAGCGAGCCCGGCCAGGGCTCCCGGTTCTCCTTCTCTTTGCCCGTCTGGACGCAAGAACCGGTTTCCCCGGCGTCCTGA
- a CDS encoding PAS domain-containing sensor histidine kinase, producing the protein MPTKSLATEFLPAEREPARIVRRQNSLLLAAPHIKAMLDTVPAMVIILNPSRQMVFCNKSFRAVMGKGNAARLGWRPGELLRCLHAHETPGGCGTTEYCRACGAAQACAAVLEATAAVREYRIRARPPKESWELRVWATPFSHRGERFTIFAMLDIHDENLRKALERIFFHDVLNAAGAMLGYVEMLVEAPPEKAAQYAQILRKVTGRIIEEITAQRELTMLEQGELRPQPVGFQARQAVEDAVQLYAASAAGRNRALRLAPDCEDARLATARPLLMRVLGNMLKNALEAEPPGAVVTAGCRCDGPDAVIFWVHNPSVMPKDSQYQVFQRSFSTKGSGRGLGTYSMKLLGERGLGGKVSFVSSAAEGTVFSLRCPRTLPSGRHRAGARVPKD; encoded by the coding sequence ATGCCGACCAAAAGCCTGGCCACCGAATTCCTGCCCGCGGAGAGGGAGCCCGCGCGCATCGTCCGCCGGCAGAACTCTTTGCTGCTCGCTGCCCCCCACATCAAGGCCATGCTCGACACGGTCCCCGCCATGGTCATCATCCTCAACCCCAGCAGACAGATGGTCTTCTGCAACAAGAGCTTCCGCGCCGTGATGGGCAAGGGGAATGCCGCCCGGCTGGGCTGGCGGCCGGGAGAGCTGCTGAGGTGCCTGCATGCCCATGAGACCCCGGGAGGCTGCGGCACGACGGAGTATTGCCGGGCCTGCGGCGCAGCCCAGGCCTGCGCGGCCGTCCTGGAAGCGACGGCCGCGGTCAGGGAGTACCGCATCCGCGCGCGCCCTCCGAAGGAGAGCTGGGAACTGCGCGTCTGGGCCACTCCCTTCTCCCACCGAGGCGAGAGGTTCACCATCTTCGCGATGCTGGACATCCACGATGAGAACCTGCGCAAAGCCCTGGAGCGGATCTTCTTCCATGACGTGCTCAACGCGGCCGGAGCCATGCTCGGCTACGTGGAGATGCTGGTGGAGGCCCCGCCAGAGAAGGCGGCGCAGTACGCCCAGATCCTTCGGAAAGTGACAGGCCGGATCATCGAGGAGATCACCGCCCAGCGCGAGCTGACCATGCTGGAGCAGGGGGAACTGCGGCCGCAGCCGGTCGGGTTCCAGGCCCGGCAGGCGGTCGAGGATGCGGTCCAGCTCTACGCGGCCTCGGCCGCGGGGCGCAACCGCGCCCTTCGCCTAGCCCCTGACTGCGAGGACGCGCGCTTGGCCACAGCCCGGCCTCTCCTCATGAGGGTGCTGGGCAACATGCTCAAGAACGCCCTGGAGGCGGAGCCGCCGGGAGCCGTGGTCACCGCGGGCTGCCGTTGCGATGGGCCGGACGCGGTCATCTTCTGGGTGCACAACCCCAGCGTGATGCCGAAGGACTCCCAATACCAGGTCTTTCAGCGCTCGTTCAGCACCAAGGGCTCGGGCCGCGGCCTGGGGACCTACAGCATGAAGCTCCTGGGCGAGCGCGGGCTGGGAGGCAAGGTCTCCTTCGTCTCTTCCGCGGCCGAAGGGACCGTCTTCAGCCTGCGCTGTCCTCGCACCTTGCCCTCCGGCCGCCATCGCGCAGGTGCGCGAGTCCCCAAAGACTGA
- a CDS encoding SWIB/MDM2 domain-containing protein yields MANSAFMKELTPSTELAKVVGSKPLPRTEVVKKLWAYIKKNKLQDTKNKRNINADENLKAVFGKGTVNMFEMTKLVSKHLS; encoded by the coding sequence ATGGCCAACAGCGCTTTCATGAAGGAACTCACCCCGAGCACGGAGCTCGCCAAGGTCGTCGGCTCCAAGCCCCTTCCCCGCACCGAAGTGGTCAAGAAACTCTGGGCTTACATCAAGAAGAACAAGCTGCAGGACACCAAGAACAAGCGCAACATCAACGCCGACGAGAACCTGAAGGCCGTCTTCGGGAAGGGCACGGTCAATATGTTCGAGATGACCAAGCTCGTCAGCAAGCACCTCAGCTAG
- a CDS encoding ferritin-like domain-containing protein, translated as MQLKGSQTEKNLIGAFAGESQARNRYTYFAGQARKEGFQQIAWAFEETADQEKEHAKRFFSLLEGGEAQVQALFPAGKVGTTAENLKAAAAGEAHEWGSLYPDSAKTARSEGFEAAAKLFDSISVAEKQHERRYRGLLASVEAGAVFKKKSKVKWRCRNCGYIHEGEAAPAACPACAHPQAYYEVTAENW; from the coding sequence ATGCAGCTCAAAGGCAGCCAGACGGAGAAGAACCTCATCGGGGCGTTCGCAGGAGAATCGCAGGCCCGCAACCGTTATACTTATTTCGCCGGCCAGGCCCGCAAGGAAGGCTTTCAGCAGATCGCCTGGGCCTTCGAGGAGACCGCCGACCAGGAGAAAGAGCACGCCAAGCGCTTCTTCAGCCTGCTCGAGGGCGGCGAGGCCCAGGTCCAGGCCCTGTTCCCGGCGGGGAAGGTAGGAACCACTGCGGAGAACCTCAAGGCCGCGGCGGCCGGGGAGGCGCACGAGTGGGGCTCCCTGTATCCGGATTCCGCCAAGACCGCGCGCTCCGAGGGCTTCGAAGCCGCGGCCAAGCTCTTCGATTCCATCTCCGTGGCGGAGAAACAGCACGAACGCCGCTACCGAGGCCTGCTGGCCAGCGTGGAAGCGGGAGCGGTCTTCAAGAAGAAGTCCAAGGTCAAGTGGCGCTGCCGAAACTGCGGCTACATCCATGAAGGCGAAGCCGCGCCGGCGGCCTGCCCGGCCTGCGCCCATCCGCAGGCCTATTACGAGGTCACGGCCGAGAACTGGTAG
- a CDS encoding lysophospholipid acyltransferase family protein, producing MNPFLSALLRVALFCAGTAVSLLPRSLEVTLGRGLGRLLFALDWKRKPIGRENMARCLPELSATEREGLLAENYRHYGILALELMHFFSPFPGHYRTYAGRITVLEGLEHWRRANARGKGVLFISGHFANWELMLAIGGLHGIPLLLVTRHLKPEWLHLQIEAGRLSAGCRGVYQPRTLPAVLKALRRGESIGFAMDQYMPPPMGSPTPFFGTVVDTLAAVAPLAVRTGAAVVPATQKREPDGRIRIILSPELELKDVLKDPEKANALLVGKIEDMIRATPSQWLWVHRRFKNLKH from the coding sequence GTGAACCCCTTCCTCTCGGCCCTCCTGCGCGTGGCCCTGTTCTGCGCGGGCACGGCCGTCTCCCTGCTGCCGCGGAGCCTGGAGGTGACTTTAGGCCGCGGCCTGGGCCGACTCCTCTTCGCCCTGGACTGGAAGCGCAAGCCCATAGGCCGCGAGAACATGGCCCGCTGCCTGCCCGAGCTCTCAGCGACCGAGCGCGAAGGTCTGCTCGCCGAGAACTACCGCCACTACGGCATCCTCGCTCTGGAGCTCATGCACTTCTTCTCCCCCTTCCCCGGCCACTACCGGACCTATGCCGGCCGCATCACGGTTCTGGAGGGTCTCGAGCACTGGCGCAGGGCCAACGCCCGCGGCAAGGGCGTCCTGTTCATCTCCGGCCATTTCGCCAACTGGGAGCTGATGCTGGCCATCGGCGGGCTCCACGGCATCCCCCTGCTCCTGGTGACCCGGCACCTCAAGCCCGAATGGCTGCACCTGCAGATCGAGGCCGGCCGCCTTTCGGCCGGCTGCCGGGGGGTCTATCAGCCGAGGACTTTGCCCGCGGTCCTCAAGGCCCTGCGCCGCGGGGAAAGCATCGGCTTCGCCATGGACCAGTACATGCCCCCGCCCATGGGCAGCCCCACGCCTTTCTTCGGGACAGTGGTGGACACCTTGGCCGCGGTGGCCCCCCTGGCCGTGCGCACGGGCGCGGCCGTAGTTCCCGCCACCCAGAAGCGCGAGCCCGACGGCCGGATCCGCATCATCCTCTCCCCGGAGCTGGAACTCAAGGACGTGCTCAAGGATCCGGAAAAGGCCAACGCCCTCTTGGTCGGCAAGATCGAGGACATGATCCGCGCCACCCCCTCGCAATGGCTCTGGGTCCACCGCCGCTTCAAGAACCTGAAGCATTGA
- a CDS encoding clostripain-related cysteine peptidase — protein MPKADMGDWKHLVDFIGWAKKNAPAKHYMLVVWNHGSGWQKSLALSKDNWLRGISYDDESGNHMTTPDMGSALAAAGKLDIYASDACLMQMAEVGYQIRSYTDYVVGSEETEPGDGYTYDALLGPLTAKPGMPAAELAKLAAEAYTAHYTSINRGATQSAVKSAALSRLLSLLGSWSDAAIAANETALIKSARSQAQHFYYSDNKDLLHFLRLVDAGTKDAAVKSKGAELESFLANEVITANAATGSKYKDAFGLAIYVPSGSYNAGYDELAWAKDGSYAKFAKWVKDIKEDPSNGGGDDEGGWDDYYKQASR, from the coding sequence ATCCCCAAGGCCGACATGGGCGATTGGAAGCACCTGGTGGACTTCATCGGCTGGGCCAAGAAGAACGCCCCGGCCAAGCACTACATGCTCGTCGTCTGGAACCACGGCAGCGGCTGGCAGAAGAGCCTGGCCCTCTCCAAGGACAATTGGCTGCGCGGGATCTCCTACGATGACGAGTCCGGCAACCACATGACCACCCCGGACATGGGCTCGGCCCTGGCCGCCGCGGGCAAGCTCGACATCTACGCCTCCGACGCCTGCCTGATGCAGATGGCCGAGGTCGGCTACCAGATACGCAGCTACACGGACTACGTCGTGGGCTCGGAAGAGACCGAGCCGGGCGACGGCTACACCTACGACGCGCTGCTGGGACCGCTGACGGCCAAGCCCGGCATGCCGGCCGCGGAGCTGGCCAAGCTCGCGGCCGAGGCCTACACCGCCCACTACACCAGCATCAACCGGGGCGCCACCCAGTCCGCGGTCAAGTCCGCCGCCTTGTCGCGGCTCCTCTCCTTGCTCGGCTCCTGGTCCGACGCGGCCATAGCGGCCAACGAGACCGCGCTCATCAAGTCCGCGCGCAGCCAGGCCCAGCACTTCTACTACAGCGACAACAAGGACCTCCTGCACTTCCTCCGGCTGGTGGACGCCGGGACCAAGGACGCGGCGGTCAAGAGCAAGGGCGCCGAGCTCGAAAGCTTCCTGGCCAACGAGGTCATCACCGCCAACGCGGCCACGGGCAGCAAGTATAAGGACGCCTTCGGCTTGGCCATCTACGTTCCCAGCGGCAGCTACAACGCCGGCTACGACGAGCTGGCCTGGGCCAAAGACGGCTCCTACGCCAAGTTCGCCAAGTGGGTCAAGGACATCAAGGAAGACCCGAGCAACGGCGGCGGTGACGACGAAGGCGGCTGGGACGACTACTACAAGCAGGCCTCCAGATAA
- a CDS encoding amidohydrolase, whose product MKVLIKSADVLTLDSQDRVLRGCDVAVSGKDILAVGRIPRDFKPDEMIPGRNRLITPAFYNAHCHSPMALVRGWAEDLPFDRWLNEKIWVAESALREEDVHWGSALAACEMIRSGTVGFADHYFWMEQVAQVVESSGLKALLAWCLFGLGTDKEVGRATLQRTLGFARAHHMQADGRLRVALGPHSPYMCPDGFLSQVRDAAQRLQVGIHLHLSESDEQVQRSLARHGCSPVAHLDRLGLFDGPVPALAAHCISVSKDDLSILARKKVSVAHSPKTYMKLGMGMAPLQRLLGAGVHTALATDGPASNNDLNMLEVMRLAGLFQKNEQHKPEALPHTELLRLATSAGARAMGFPGAGVIAPGRRADLALFDTDQAHWVPRHDLGASVVYASHPGDITHVMCDGRWLMKDRRLVTLDEERIRREAETRALRLVGAPMRLVRRYRG is encoded by the coding sequence ATGAAGGTCCTGATAAAAAGCGCCGACGTCTTGACCCTGGACTCCCAGGACCGCGTCCTGCGCGGCTGCGACGTCGCCGTCTCCGGCAAGGACATCCTCGCGGTGGGCCGCATCCCCCGGGACTTCAAGCCCGACGAGATGATCCCCGGCCGCAACCGCCTCATCACCCCCGCCTTCTACAACGCCCATTGCCACAGCCCCATGGCCCTCGTGCGCGGCTGGGCCGAGGACCTCCCCTTCGACCGCTGGCTCAACGAGAAGATCTGGGTCGCCGAATCCGCCTTAAGAGAGGAGGACGTCCACTGGGGCTCCGCCTTGGCCGCCTGCGAGATGATCCGCTCCGGCACCGTGGGCTTCGCCGACCACTACTTCTGGATGGAGCAAGTCGCCCAAGTCGTGGAATCGTCCGGCCTGAAGGCCCTGCTGGCCTGGTGCCTCTTCGGCCTGGGAACGGACAAAGAGGTCGGGCGCGCCACCCTCCAGCGCACCTTGGGCTTCGCCCGCGCCCATCACATGCAGGCTGACGGCCGTCTGCGCGTCGCATTAGGCCCGCACTCCCCCTACATGTGCCCGGACGGATTCCTCAGCCAAGTCCGCGACGCCGCCCAGCGCTTACAAGTCGGGATCCACCTCCACCTCTCCGAGTCCGACGAGCAGGTCCAACGCTCGCTGGCCCGGCACGGATGCAGTCCCGTCGCTCACCTGGACCGGCTCGGGCTCTTCGACGGCCCGGTCCCGGCCTTGGCCGCCCACTGCATCTCGGTCAGCAAAGACGACCTTTCCATACTCGCCCGCAAGAAGGTCTCGGTCGCCCACAGCCCCAAGACCTACATGAAGCTCGGCATGGGCATGGCGCCCCTGCAGAGGCTCCTAGGCGCGGGCGTCCACACGGCCCTGGCCACGGACGGCCCCGCGTCGAACAACGACCTCAACATGCTCGAGGTCATGCGCCTGGCCGGCCTCTTTCAGAAGAACGAACAGCACAAGCCCGAGGCCTTGCCGCATACGGAACTCCTGCGGCTGGCCACCTCCGCCGGCGCCAGGGCCATGGGCTTCCCAGGCGCCGGCGTCATCGCCCCAGGCCGGCGCGCCGACCTGGCGCTCTTCGACACCGACCAGGCCCACTGGGTGCCGCGCCACGACCTCGGCGCCAGCGTGGTCTACGCCTCCCATCCCGGCGACATCACCCACGTCATGTGCGACGGCCGCTGGCTCATGAAGGACCGGCGGCTCGTCACGCTCGATGAAGAGCGCATCCGGCGCGAGGCCGAGACCCGCGCCCTGCGCCTGGTGGGAGCGCCCATGCGCCTGGTGCGCCGCTACCGCGGCTGA